A part of Aricia agestis chromosome 13, ilAriAges1.1, whole genome shotgun sequence genomic DNA contains:
- the LOC121733252 gene encoding rRNA N6-adenosine-methyltransferase ZCCHC4 translates to MGRKRKFVPSEAPLKSTLPVEVVLEDVTTHPLCLHGPTLLFSNENGRYFACASCRNKKDCTIHIDEEDWKKENVRKRNEKYYNLIPKLDKTLAWRNLNEIKSQHASNRAYCDSCKELYVLGQTRKHIKEHRVITPLTDEQLANPSSFLPPIEDDQQQAQYIFSKKSVSTILGILRNNQIGNILCIGTPSVHEAAQAHPDFDSLLLDYDTRHHLFHTPSKYLWYNVFNNYLFNGNEDEKVLKKFIKSSRNKGLCIVMDPPFGGRVEPLVQTIKELSAQYNKICEKEDQLLPVIWAFPYFSEPYICNMIPEIKMHDYQVDYQNHKKFSSKKGGRKLGSPVRFFTNLPLKTIDLSNDSAYKMCDKCKFWVSVSNVHCTKCKQCTSKNGMKYRHCNACRRCVKPTYTHCKTCDRCCQEKHICGTVVQSQSCYNCNEKGHKQADCPMKENKKRKIK, encoded by the exons ATGGGCAGAAAAAGGAAATTCGTACCATCCGAAGCTCCACTCAAAAGCACTTTACCTGTAGAAGTTGTGCTAGAAGATGTAACGACACATCCTTTATGTTTGCATGGACCGACGTTGCTGTTTTCTAATGAAAATGGTCGGTATTTCGCTTGTGCCTCGTGTAGGAACAAAAAAGATTGCACTATACACATCGACGAAGAAGACTGGAAGAAGGAAAATGTTAGGAAAAGaaacgaaaaatattataaccttATTCCTAAGCTTGACAAAACTTTGGCTTGGAGAAACTTAAATGAG ATCAAATCTCAACATGCTTCAAACAGAGCATACTGTGATAGTTGCAAGGAGTTGTATGTGTTGGGTCAAACGAGAAAACATATCAAAGAGCACAGAGTAATAACACCACTGACCGATGAGCAGCTTGCGAATCCCTCCTCGTTCCTGCCCCCCATTGAGGATGACCAGCAACAGGCTCAATATATCTTTTCAAAGAAGTCAGTCAGTACCATCCTTGGCATTTTGAGAAATAATCAAATAGG GAATATTCTATGCATTGGGACTCCATCAGTGCATGAGGCTGCCCAGGCTCACCCCGACTTTGATTCTCTGCTACTGGACTATGACACACGACATCACCTGTTCCACACACCCTCCAAGTACCTCTGGTACAACGTGTTCAACAATTACCTGTTCAATGGCAACGAAGATGAGAAAGTTTTAAAGAAATTCATAAAATCTTCTAG aaataagGGTTTATGCATTGTCATGGATCCACCATTTGGAGGCCGCGTGGAGCCGCTAGTACAAACTATAAAAGAGCTGTCAGCTCAGTACAACAAGATTTGTGAGAAGGAAGACCAGCTGCTACCTGTTATTTGGGCATTCCCATACTTTTCAGAACCCTACATCTGCAACATGATTCCTGAGATAAAGATGCATGATTATCAA GTTGACTACCAAAACCACAAGAAGTTCAGCAGTAAAAAAGGTGGAAGGAAACTTGGCTCACCTGTGCGTTTCTTTACAAATCTTCCATTAAAAACCATAGACTTGTCCAACGACAGTGCCTACAAAATGTGTGACAAATGTAAATTTTGGGTTTCCGTTTCTAATGTTCATTGTACGAAATGTAAACAGTGCACAAGCAAGAATGGGATGAAATACAGACATTGCAATGCATGTCGCCGCTGTGTCAAGCCTACATACACTCATTGTAAAACCTGTGACCGCTGCTGCCAGGAGAAACATATCTGTGGCACAGTTGTTCAATCCcag TCTTGCTACAACTGCAATGAAAAGGGACACAAACAAGCCGACTGCCCAATGAAGGAAAACAAGAAACGAAAGATAAAATGA
- the LOC121733082 gene encoding protein lin-37 homolog, with the protein MPLPKRKRIFTPKRKTKHMKEAMEAREKSSSVENDVTTARGRLKGALMDVLDTAEESDTSMENTPVKKEGRKVSAEEDDYTSEEDGRQNKLPPRQSYVLKLFDRSVDLSQFSEDSPLYPICRAWIANRPKANYSDFGKDSENMEEIEEGIDLPGPNGPPISKIPDLLPEQLKSQDVDKINLNYREAPLPSREQLLRSHMARWTNVRGAWLARAAQVEARYANSQIILNSLNVR; encoded by the exons ATGCCACTACCCAAACGTAAAAGAATATTTACtcctaaaagaaaaacaaagcaCATGAAAGAAGCAATGGAAGCTAGAG AAAAATCTTCAAGCGTCGAGAATGACGTGACAACGGCCAGAGGACGGTTGAAAGGAGCACTGATGGATGTTTTGGACACAGCAGAAGAATCTGATACTTCCATGGAAAACACTCCTGTAAAGAAGGAAGGAAG AAAAGTCAGTGCAGAAGAAGATGACTATACATCAGAAGAAGATGGCAGACAAAATAAATTACCACCGAGACAGTCATATGTTTTGAAACTGTTTGACCGCAGTGTGGATTTGTCACAGTTCAGTGAAGACTCTCCGCTGTATCCTATTTGCCGAGCGTGGATCGCAAATAGACCTAAAGCTAACTATAGTGACTTTGG tAAAGATTCTGAAAATATGGAAGAAATCGAGGAAGGGATAGATTTGCCTGGACCGAATGGACCGCCTATATCCAAAATACCGGACCTGCTGCCGGAGCAGCTGAAGTCACAAGATGTAgacaaaattaatttgaattac CGTGAGGCGCCTCTGCCGTCGCGCGAGCAGCTACTGCGCTCGCACATGGCGCGCTGGACGAACGTGCGGGGGGCGTGGCTGGCGCGGGCGGCGCAGGTCGAGGCGCGGTACGCTAACTCACAGATCATACTCAACTCACTCAATGTTAGGTAA